One window of Manihot esculenta cultivar AM560-2 chromosome 17, M.esculenta_v8, whole genome shotgun sequence genomic DNA carries:
- the LOC110605582 gene encoding uncharacterized protein LOC110605582 has protein sequence MMSGNALRDLNTLPGSERKNETSGKGNFAKPYCENSDKNVEKWERNNSALLVSTTVNGDGTANSGAEIGNAEMEYIESENLSDVEDVDTSVKTLLAGLDSKDWVVVCESLNNVRRLSIFHKEALLDMLGDVIPLIVKSLKNPRSAVCKTAIMTSADFFSAYNDQLIDSLDPLLVQLLLKSSQDKRFVCEAAERALVAMTTWVSPILLLPKLQPYFKNRNPRIRAKASMCFSRSVPRLGVEGIKSYGIDKLILVASSQLSDQLPESREAARALLLELQTVYEKSHDLTPKVSEHSELSSWEHFCQSKLSPLSAQAVLRVTNIAREGLVLGS, from the exons ATGATGTCGGGGAATGCTCTTAGAGACCTAAATACACTACCTGGTTCTGAGAGGAAGAATGAAACCTCTGGTAAAGGAAATTTTGCCAAACCTTACTGTGAGAACAGTGATAAAAATGTcgaaaaatgggagagaaatAACTCTGCCTTATTGGTTTCAACAACTGTTAATGGAGATGGAACTGCAAATTCTGGAGCGGAGATTGGTAATGCAGAGATGGAATATATCGAGTCTGAGAATTTGAGTGATGTAGAAGATGTTGATACCAGTGTAAAG ACACTCTTGGCTGGACTAGACTCTAAAGATTGGGTTGTGGTTTGTGAATCACTGAACAATGTACGTCGGTTATCCATATTTCACAAGGAAGCATTGCTGGATATGCT GGGGGATGTGATACCACTCATTGTCAAGTCATTGAAGAATCCAAGAAGTGCAGTTTGTAAAACTGCAATTATGACTTCTGCTGACTTTTTCAGTGCTTATAATGATCAGTTAATTGATTCATTGGATCCTCTG CTTGTGCAACTTCTCCTTAAATCTTCACAAGATAAACGATTTGTATGTGAGGCAGCTGAGAGAGCTCTGGTGGCAATGACTACTTGGGTTTCCCCTATACTGTTGTTACCAAAATTACAgccatattttaaaaataggaATCCTCGAATTCGAGCTAAGGCGTCAATGTGTTTTTCTCGAAGTGTACCACGACTG GGTGTTGAAGGGATTAAATCATATGGGATTGACAAATTGATCCTAGTAGCTTCGTCACAGCTCAGTGACCAACTTCCTGAATCCAGGGAGGCTGCTAGAGCTCTCCTTTTGGAGCTGCAAACTGTGTATGAGAAGTCACATGACCTCACACCAAAAGTATCTGAGCATTCAGAGCTGAGTTCTTGGGAGCATTTCTGTCAGTCAAAGCTCTCCCCTTTAAGTGCACAAGCCGTGCTTCGTGTAACCAATATCGCTCGGGAGGGTCTTGTTCTGGGTTCCTGA